A genomic segment from Octopus sinensis linkage group LG4, ASM634580v1, whole genome shotgun sequence encodes:
- the LOC115210742 gene encoding tumor necrosis factor alpha-induced protein 8: MATDAGAGFDSRGLGLRVQKKLLGKMSNKKIAKIFVDETLAEVLDNMCRILKDYSSNKKEVEKILKYIIKTIVKIGILFRNDQFNQAELTKIEVFKQKFNTLAMTIISFCEVDFTYDRIFLQKNLEECRSLIQEIVHRHLTDKSKTRIDTVFRYFSDTDLLDELFSSSSKYKDQLNIIVADMHKMIDEGNL, encoded by the exons A tggcGACCGATGCAGGAGCAGGTTTTGATTCCAGGGGTCTTGGACTTCGGGTCCAGAAAAAGCTATTGGGGAAGATGTCAAATAAGAAAATTGCCAAAATATTTGTTGATGAAACATTGGCTGAAGTGCTTGACAACATGTGTCGAATCCTGAAAGACTATTCTTCAAAtaagaaagaagtagaaaaaatCCTTAAGTACATTATCAAGACAATAGTAAAGATTGGGATTCTATTCCGAAACGATCAATTTAACCAAGCGGAACTGACCAAAATTGAAGTCTTCAAGCAAAAGTTTAATACCCTTGCAATGACTATCATCAGTTTTTGTGAAGTGGATTTCACCTATGACAGAATTTTCTTGCAAAAAAACTTAGAGGAATGTCGTAGCCTTATCCAGGAGATTGTTCACAGACATCTGACAGACAAATCTAAGACTCGAATTGACACAGTGTTCAGATATTTCTCAGATACAGATCTTTTGGATGAACTATTCAGCAGTTCTAGCAAATACAAAGATCAATTAAACATCATAGTAGCAGATATGCACAAAATGATCGATGAGGGAAATTTATAG